In Marinobacter antarcticus, one genomic interval encodes:
- a CDS encoding GNAT family N-acetyltransferase, translating into MTAGLLTVTTEPVDACATLRDDWLDLEHRAELTVFLSWQWLGHWLSVYKPDAIVLRVTEGERLVGLGLVVETDERRHGVLKSRCLRLHQTGHKLLDQIWIEYNGFLAERGKEDAVAKACLEHLCSAMPGWDEFILGAIDADEADRYARITGLYKHLRWEAPCFGVDLDGLRRSGGHYLDTLSRNTRHQINRAHRLYGERGEVKLVRPDSVEGALAVFDAIGPRHLERWGHGPDQSGFANPDFVRFHRELIREQWPEGGVDLISVMAGDEQIACFYNLLHNQVVYFYLGGMSVETDNRLKPGLVGHSLCIEDYRHHGFHYYDFMGGDERYKSNLGHFHRNLVQIALQRPRFKLKLEDVARRARNRWLGEASAGHER; encoded by the coding sequence ATGACAGCAGGATTGCTGACAGTGACAACAGAGCCAGTCGACGCTTGCGCAACATTGCGTGACGACTGGCTGGATCTGGAACATCGTGCGGAACTCACGGTATTTCTTTCCTGGCAATGGCTGGGGCACTGGCTAAGTGTCTACAAGCCAGATGCCATCGTTCTTCGCGTTACGGAAGGAGAGAGGCTGGTTGGGCTCGGGCTAGTGGTAGAAACCGATGAGCGCCGCCACGGTGTTCTGAAATCCCGTTGCCTGCGACTGCATCAGACCGGCCACAAACTGCTGGACCAGATCTGGATCGAGTACAACGGATTCCTGGCGGAGCGGGGCAAAGAAGATGCCGTTGCCAAAGCCTGCCTGGAACACCTGTGCAGTGCCATGCCGGGGTGGGATGAGTTTATCCTTGGCGCCATTGATGCCGATGAAGCGGATCGATATGCCCGGATTACCGGCTTGTACAAGCATTTGCGCTGGGAAGCACCCTGCTTTGGTGTCGATCTCGATGGCCTGCGCCGAAGCGGTGGCCACTACCTGGATACGCTCTCACGCAATACCCGTCACCAGATCAACCGGGCTCACCGGCTTTATGGCGAACGCGGCGAAGTGAAACTGGTACGCCCGGATTCGGTAGAGGGCGCGCTGGCCGTGTTTGATGCCATAGGCCCCAGGCACCTGGAGCGTTGGGGGCATGGCCCTGATCAGAGCGGATTTGCCAACCCGGATTTCGTGCGGTTTCATCGTGAGTTAATCCGTGAACAGTGGCCTGAAGGGGGCGTTGATCTGATTTCTGTGATGGCTGGCGATGAGCAAATTGCCTGCTTTTATAATCTGCTACACAACCAGGTGGTGTACTTTTATCTCGGCGGCATGTCTGTAGAAACCGATAATCGCCTGAAGCCGGGGTTAGTGGGCCACAGCCTGTGTATTGAAGACTATCGCCATCACGGCTTTCATTATTACGATTTTATGGGTGGGGATGAGCGCTACAAATCCAATCTGGGCCATTTTCACCGCAATCTGGTTCAAATCGCCTTACAACGGCCTCGTTTCAAACTGAAGCTTGAAGACGTTGCGCGGCGGGCAAGAAACCGTTGGCTCGGGGAGGCTAGTGCCGGCCATGAACGCTGA
- a CDS encoding FemAB family XrtA/PEP-CTERM system-associated protein encodes MNAELQARASRFNAFPVSEYDQYVAGHPRATPYHSSAWLHATQSAYGHTGWLISVHRNGNLCGVLPLVEVKPPLGASSLVSLPFCDLGGVLADNADIREQLIAEASTLAKTNRIKTLEIRAGGAALETEQAIEGLPAQTKVRMLCELPENSEALFKSYKPKLRSQIRKAEKNGLGAELCSEADAVNLFYDVFSQNMRRLGSPVHSLRWFKDLKAAYDDQMLIAVVFQDAKPVGAGIVLLSGKQACIPWASTLEEFNRLAPNMLLYWTLLSHVCDLGYTCFDFGRSTLGEGTYRFKKQWGAQPYELIWSEYHNGVQKKASVDPNGTGPSGLSRLRPLIEYIWRRLPLTMTNWLGPKLRRYITL; translated from the coding sequence ATGAACGCTGAACTCCAGGCCCGGGCGTCAAGATTCAACGCTTTCCCGGTAAGCGAATACGACCAGTATGTGGCTGGCCACCCCCGGGCAACGCCTTATCACAGCAGTGCCTGGCTGCACGCAACGCAGAGCGCCTATGGCCATACCGGTTGGTTGATTAGTGTTCATCGCAACGGGAACTTGTGTGGTGTGCTGCCTTTGGTGGAGGTAAAACCGCCCCTCGGAGCCAGTAGCCTGGTTTCTCTGCCATTCTGCGACCTTGGCGGCGTACTTGCGGACAACGCTGATATTCGGGAACAGCTGATTGCAGAAGCCAGCACACTGGCAAAAACAAATCGCATCAAAACCCTGGAAATCCGCGCCGGCGGGGCGGCGCTGGAAACCGAGCAGGCCATCGAGGGGCTACCCGCACAGACGAAAGTGCGAATGCTGTGTGAACTACCTGAAAACAGCGAAGCTTTATTCAAAAGCTACAAGCCCAAGCTGCGCAGCCAGATCCGCAAAGCGGAGAAAAACGGGCTCGGGGCGGAGCTGTGCTCCGAAGCGGATGCCGTGAACCTGTTTTATGACGTGTTCAGCCAAAACATGCGCCGGTTAGGTTCACCCGTTCATAGCCTGCGATGGTTCAAAGATCTGAAGGCCGCTTATGACGATCAGATGCTGATCGCCGTTGTTTTCCAGGATGCTAAACCGGTAGGTGCGGGCATTGTGCTGCTCAGTGGCAAACAGGCCTGCATTCCCTGGGCGTCGACACTGGAAGAGTTCAACCGGTTGGCCCCCAATATGCTCCTGTACTGGACACTGCTCAGCCACGTGTGCGACCTGGGATACACCTGCTTCGATTTTGGCCGTTCCACTCTGGGTGAAGGCACGTATCGCTTCAAAAAGCAGTGGGGCGCTCAGCCCTACGAGCTTATATGGAGCGAATACCACAATGGCGTGCAAAAGAAAGCCAGTGTTGATCCAAACGGCACCGGCCCGTCAGGCCTGTCCCGGCTAAGGCCCCTTATTGAATACATCTGGCGGCGGTTGCCGCTGACAATGACTAACTGGCTCGGCCCAAAACTCAGGCGCTACATCACCTTATGA
- a CDS encoding glycosyltransferase — protein sequence MTFVLLLTLLCLAVPVYVYFGYPALLWLLTRGLPDITHRRGEQKPSVALVISCYNEEGVIREKLQNALELDYPQGLLQIIVVSDGSDDGTDEAVKEFEDERIVLIRQEGRLGKTMGINLAMEQIKADITVFSDANALYATDAISKLVRNFADLDVGYVVGAALYTDGNEGASAQNENLYWRYELAIKAMESRLHSVVGGDGAIYGIRTKLWEPLQQQDINDFVNPLQIIAKGYRGVFDADARCFEETAGDFDREVARKERIVNRSIRGLMRVGRVMNPVKTGVFAFEVISHKLLRWLIPLFLLVGVVGSVILAFAGFGLFKLVTAGTVLILVLTLAGHLSVNRNKLPAWIATPYYFVMVNGYAVRGIVKALQGRTQVTWNSARNTETGDVQSDMQVSKLRVLQFITPAGFYGAERWVLALANNINRDDVICDLAVTRESPDQDLSVAEYYPSNDGQQVHYLDMKGRFDFRVVARLCEVIRNRQIDVIHTHGYKSDILGLLAAKRAGIACVSTPHGFAGNVGFKLATFIRIGTHMLRYFDQVVPLSEELMDDMKRFKVPETKTSFIRNGVDLKEIDAALASLPQDKNTDNDSRIIGFIGQLIPRKGIPDLIDVYDQLYQREPDLRLQLLGDGSQRQELERQAAELSSGNAVQFLGFRSDRLELLSKFNLFVMTSSLEGIPRCMMEAMAVGVPVVAYDIPGVDQLVEHGETGLLAPFGDKAVLAACCEQVLGDPELAAALSHNAREMVNERYSAARMANEYEVLFRKLTGKVKDIPSPQRGVS from the coding sequence ATGACGTTTGTACTGCTGTTAACACTGCTTTGCCTTGCGGTTCCCGTGTACGTTTACTTCGGATACCCGGCATTACTGTGGCTGCTCACCCGGGGCCTGCCAGACATCACCCACCGTCGCGGCGAACAGAAGCCTTCGGTTGCTCTGGTTATCTCCTGCTACAACGAAGAGGGAGTCATCCGGGAAAAACTACAGAACGCCCTGGAACTGGATTACCCGCAAGGGCTACTTCAGATCATCGTGGTATCAGACGGCTCGGACGATGGCACAGACGAGGCGGTAAAAGAGTTTGAGGATGAACGTATAGTGCTCATCCGCCAGGAAGGCCGGCTGGGTAAAACCATGGGCATCAACCTGGCCATGGAGCAGATCAAGGCCGACATCACCGTATTCAGCGACGCCAACGCCCTGTACGCCACCGATGCGATCAGCAAACTGGTGCGTAACTTCGCAGATCTGGATGTGGGTTACGTGGTGGGTGCCGCCCTCTATACCGATGGCAATGAGGGCGCCAGCGCGCAAAATGAAAACCTCTACTGGCGCTACGAGCTGGCCATCAAAGCCATGGAATCCCGCCTGCATTCCGTCGTAGGCGGAGACGGCGCTATTTATGGCATTCGCACCAAACTCTGGGAGCCATTGCAGCAGCAGGACATCAACGATTTTGTGAACCCCCTGCAGATTATCGCCAAAGGTTACCGAGGGGTGTTCGATGCCGACGCCCGCTGTTTTGAAGAAACCGCCGGCGATTTCGACCGGGAAGTGGCCCGAAAGGAGCGGATTGTAAATCGCAGCATCCGCGGCCTGATGCGGGTAGGGCGGGTAATGAACCCGGTGAAAACCGGGGTGTTCGCCTTTGAAGTTATCTCTCACAAACTGCTGCGCTGGTTAATTCCACTTTTCCTGCTCGTCGGCGTTGTCGGTAGCGTTATTCTGGCTTTTGCGGGCTTTGGCCTGTTCAAGCTTGTTACTGCAGGTACAGTATTGATATTAGTGCTCACGCTTGCAGGGCATCTGTCCGTTAACCGCAACAAGCTACCCGCCTGGATTGCCACGCCTTACTATTTTGTGATGGTTAATGGCTATGCTGTTCGCGGTATTGTGAAAGCGCTTCAGGGCAGAACCCAGGTAACGTGGAACAGTGCCAGAAACACAGAAACAGGGGACGTTCAGAGTGACATGCAAGTGAGTAAGCTACGAGTACTTCAATTCATTACTCCAGCCGGCTTCTACGGAGCAGAGCGTTGGGTTCTGGCGCTCGCCAACAACATTAACCGTGATGATGTTATCTGCGACCTGGCGGTGACCCGCGAATCTCCTGACCAAGACCTGTCTGTGGCTGAATATTATCCCAGTAATGATGGCCAGCAAGTCCATTATCTTGATATGAAGGGGCGTTTTGATTTCCGAGTGGTCGCGAGATTGTGTGAAGTGATTCGTAACCGCCAGATTGACGTTATTCATACCCACGGATACAAATCCGACATCCTGGGGCTACTCGCTGCCAAGCGAGCGGGTATTGCCTGTGTGAGCACACCTCACGGTTTTGCTGGTAATGTTGGCTTTAAACTTGCGACCTTTATCCGCATCGGCACCCACATGCTTCGCTACTTCGACCAGGTAGTTCCTCTTTCCGAGGAGCTGATGGACGATATGAAGCGATTCAAAGTGCCCGAAACCAAAACCTCGTTTATCCGGAACGGGGTTGATCTCAAGGAAATTGATGCAGCCCTAGCCAGCCTTCCTCAAGACAAAAACACTGATAATGATTCAAGAATCATCGGTTTTATCGGCCAGTTGATCCCGAGAAAGGGCATACCTGATCTTATCGACGTATATGACCAGCTCTATCAACGGGAGCCAGACCTTCGGTTGCAGCTACTCGGTGATGGCAGCCAAAGACAAGAACTGGAACGTCAGGCTGCAGAACTGAGCAGCGGTAATGCTGTTCAGTTTTTGGGGTTTCGCAGCGACCGGCTGGAATTGCTCTCAAAGTTCAACCTGTTTGTTATGACTTCCTCACTGGAAGGCATACCCCGGTGCATGATGGAGGCCATGGCAGTGGGTGTTCCGGTGGTCGCCTATGACATCCCCGGTGTAGATCAGCTTGTGGAACATGGCGAAACCGGGCTGCTTGCACCGTTCGGTGACAAGGCCGTGCTGGCGGCGTGTTGCGAGCAAGTTCTCGGTGATCCCGAGTTGGCGGCTGCCCTCAGCCACAATGCCCGGGAAATGGTCAATGAACGTTACTCAGCTGCCCGCATGGCAAATGAGTATGAAGTTCTGTTCCGGAAGCTGACGGGCAAAGTCAAAGACATACCCTCGCCTCAAAGGGGCGTCAGCTAA
- the asnB gene encoding asparagine synthase (glutamine-hydrolyzing) encodes MCGLAGFLRTASTPDRDAHQRWLENMGQAIIHRGPDAGSTWLDEAVGLVHRRLSILDLSNAGTQPMVSASERYVIAYNGEIYNFQELRDDLISQGLSFRTRTDTEVLLALYEIHGPECLQRLNGMFALAIWDRTARKLFLARDRLGKKPLYFYEANGQFAFASELKALTPAPFVKTELRHDAVKDFFFYQYVPDPKTIYKNVHKLAPGHWLMTDGTHTYQEQYWDVSFGSPSSASLDELEDGLYNLIDDAVRLRMVSDVPLGAFLSGGIDSSAVVGLMAGHTRKPVTTCAIGFDSKRFDEVHWAKKVAEQFNTDHHEFTVKNNVADSLGSIARFFDEPFADPSFVPTYFVSQLARQEVTVALAGDGGDENFAGYSKYYTDQVENRLRGMFPPALRHNLFPGLARLAGLVNTGPTRKAKSLLGTLALEPDEAFFITNSFFRRDVWNDLVKGELKRETHDYDPADITRAHYQNADTDDHLSRILYTDIKTYLPGDILVKVDRMSMANSLETRAPLLDYRVVEYAAQIPAALKLHGKEKKYVLKKAFERMLPQDILYRKKMGFSVPLAQWLRRELKPTVEQLLLSPNSGVANFFESAGIRNLWQKHLAGDDQFTQELWSLLVFELWWQQYQVNA; translated from the coding sequence ATGTGTGGACTGGCCGGCTTCCTGCGCACTGCCTCAACGCCTGATCGGGATGCCCATCAGCGCTGGCTTGAGAACATGGGGCAGGCAATCATTCATCGCGGGCCGGATGCTGGCTCAACGTGGCTGGACGAAGCAGTTGGGCTTGTACATCGCAGATTGAGCATTCTTGATCTCAGTAATGCGGGAACCCAGCCCATGGTATCTGCCTCCGAACGCTATGTGATTGCCTACAACGGTGAGATCTACAACTTTCAGGAACTGCGTGACGACCTTATCAGCCAGGGCCTCAGTTTCCGCACACGAACCGATACAGAGGTTCTGCTCGCACTCTACGAAATCCATGGCCCTGAATGCCTCCAACGGCTCAATGGCATGTTTGCTCTGGCCATCTGGGATCGCACTGCCCGCAAACTGTTTTTGGCAAGGGATCGTCTTGGTAAAAAGCCCTTGTACTTTTACGAAGCCAACGGCCAGTTTGCGTTTGCCTCTGAGCTAAAGGCGTTAACACCGGCGCCCTTCGTTAAAACCGAGTTGCGCCACGACGCAGTCAAAGACTTTTTCTTCTACCAGTATGTCCCGGATCCGAAAACCATCTACAAAAACGTCCACAAACTGGCCCCCGGCCATTGGCTAATGACAGATGGAACCCACACATACCAGGAGCAGTATTGGGATGTGTCTTTCGGCTCTCCTTCAAGTGCCAGCCTGGATGAACTGGAGGATGGCCTCTACAACCTGATTGACGATGCGGTTCGCCTGCGTATGGTCAGCGATGTACCTCTTGGGGCATTCCTGAGCGGCGGAATTGATTCCAGTGCGGTTGTCGGGTTAATGGCGGGCCACACCCGCAAGCCGGTGACAACCTGCGCTATAGGATTTGATTCAAAACGGTTTGATGAAGTGCACTGGGCCAAAAAAGTGGCCGAGCAATTCAACACAGATCATCACGAGTTCACCGTAAAAAACAATGTGGCGGACAGCCTTGGCAGCATTGCGCGCTTCTTTGATGAACCCTTTGCGGATCCTTCCTTCGTTCCCACGTATTTCGTATCACAGCTGGCACGCCAGGAAGTCACCGTGGCACTGGCTGGCGACGGTGGTGATGAGAACTTTGCCGGCTATAGCAAATATTACACAGACCAAGTCGAAAACCGATTACGGGGTATGTTTCCCCCGGCACTGCGCCATAACCTGTTCCCCGGGCTTGCTCGCCTGGCGGGACTGGTAAATACCGGCCCGACGCGGAAAGCCAAATCACTCCTGGGAACTCTGGCTCTGGAGCCGGATGAGGCGTTCTTTATCACGAACAGCTTCTTTCGCAGAGATGTGTGGAACGATCTTGTAAAGGGTGAACTGAAACGGGAGACCCACGATTACGACCCTGCGGATATTACCCGCGCCCATTACCAGAATGCCGACACGGACGATCACCTTTCCCGCATTCTCTATACGGACATCAAAACCTATCTGCCCGGGGATATTCTGGTAAAGGTAGACCGCATGAGCATGGCGAACTCGCTGGAAACCCGGGCCCCGCTTCTTGATTACCGGGTGGTGGAATATGCTGCGCAGATACCAGCGGCCCTAAAACTTCACGGCAAAGAAAAGAAGTACGTTCTGAAAAAAGCCTTTGAACGTATGCTGCCGCAAGACATTCTGTACCGAAAGAAAATGGGCTTCTCTGTGCCATTGGCACAGTGGCTTCGCCGTGAGCTGAAGCCTACTGTTGAGCAACTTTTGTTGTCTCCAAATAGCGGTGTCGCGAATTTTTTTGAATCTGCCGGTATTCGTAACCTATGGCAAAAACACCTGGCAGGGGATGACCAGTTCACACAGGAGCTTTGGTCGCTATTGGTCTTTGAACTCTGGTGGCAGCAGTATCAGGTGAACGCATGA
- a CDS encoding glycosyltransferase — translation MTVEQSNAITMPPQKPLRVLHITFNMGIGGTEQVIRQLVQGMVSEGVESEILCIDGHIGPIGETLQQSGVPVHKVVRKQGFDWPLIKAIRKHLREGRFDVVHCHQYTPWMYGWLAALPTRAKVVFTEHGRFYPDRYRYKAMLINPVMALFTPSILAISKATKDALVKYEFIPRKKIQVIYNGIAPLERDEAEATRIRDSLGIPKTAFVVGTVSRLDPVKNQAMMLRAFKQFSEKQPDSYLLMVGDGPDKDKLISLASEFGITKRTIFTGFINNPVHYLAAMDVFLLSSHTEGTSMTLLEAMSLEIPAIATWVGGNPEIIEDEVTGLLVEPDDSESFALSIEQLYENLILKQSMGKAARLSFDKRFSAGVMVFHYSKIYRNANPTLYSFPRSRGRINNG, via the coding sequence ATGACGGTTGAACAGAGCAATGCAATTACAATGCCACCCCAAAAGCCGCTGCGGGTATTGCATATTACCTTCAATATGGGAATTGGTGGCACAGAGCAGGTTATCCGGCAGCTCGTTCAAGGAATGGTCAGTGAAGGCGTTGAGTCTGAAATCCTGTGTATCGATGGCCACATTGGGCCTATTGGCGAAACACTGCAGCAGTCTGGTGTCCCCGTTCATAAAGTTGTGCGCAAGCAGGGGTTTGATTGGCCGCTGATTAAGGCAATCCGAAAGCATCTGAGGGAAGGGCGATTTGATGTTGTGCACTGCCATCAGTACACGCCCTGGATGTATGGCTGGTTAGCGGCACTGCCTACACGTGCCAAAGTGGTGTTTACCGAGCACGGCCGCTTTTATCCGGACAGGTATCGCTATAAAGCTATGCTTATTAACCCGGTAATGGCGCTGTTCACTCCATCTATTTTGGCAATTTCCAAAGCGACCAAGGATGCACTCGTAAAGTATGAGTTCATACCGAGAAAGAAGATCCAGGTCATCTACAATGGTATTGCTCCACTGGAGCGGGATGAGGCAGAAGCGACCAGGATACGAGATAGCTTAGGGATCCCAAAAACTGCCTTTGTTGTTGGTACCGTTTCCAGGCTGGATCCTGTTAAAAACCAAGCCATGATGCTCAGAGCGTTTAAGCAGTTTTCCGAGAAACAGCCAGATAGCTATTTGTTGATGGTTGGTGATGGCCCAGACAAGGATAAATTGATATCGCTGGCAAGCGAGTTCGGGATCACTAAGAGAACGATATTCACTGGTTTCATTAACAACCCTGTTCACTACCTTGCCGCTATGGACGTCTTCCTCCTATCTTCCCACACAGAAGGCACGTCGATGACATTACTGGAAGCGATGAGTCTGGAGATACCTGCGATTGCTACTTGGGTGGGGGGGAACCCTGAAATAATAGAGGATGAAGTAACGGGCCTGTTAGTAGAACCAGATGATTCGGAATCTTTCGCATTATCTATTGAGCAACTCTACGAGAATCTCATTCTTAAACAGAGCATGGGCAAGGCTGCAAGGCTGAGTTTTGATAAGCGGTTTAGCGCAGGAGTGATGGTTTTTCATTACAGTAAAATCTATCGTAACGCTAATCCAACTCTATATTCTTTTCCCCGCAGTAGGGGTCGAATAAATAATGGGTAA
- a CDS encoding O-antigen ligase family protein: protein MGKFALLFLFLFFAGIFGALFFAPFLSVLVYQLVYFINPDNSWWSASIPGLKYSFISAILMLFLLATKYKELSLKASWKTHPCFKWMLVILLMYFLMFNFAVSLELHKRFTYDFAKLIIIIFVAYKLINSEKALDACLWVYIFGVTYIGYLAYSAGRNADGRVEGIGMVDTGGDGNMTAAAMVPALVLLIFMAWMGNKKVKLLAVFCGIFIVNGVVLINSRGAFLGAVVGGMVFIFYMVFSKYQIKGQRMTAALIIIMGVFGVLYLADEAFWSRMETIQEVDDGAKSGSHRIEFWMATFDVMADYPLGVGINGFIELSSNYLPEHYFENRSTGKAVHSSWFQVLSEIGWPGPVLFLFLLSSTLKLSHKTKQFLLKKDHYKAYFKVIALEGALISFLVAASFINRARSELLFWLILFVAVSSNIYYLQANNQKSVPKR from the coding sequence ATGGGTAAGTTTGCGCTGCTTTTCCTTTTTTTGTTCTTTGCGGGGATCTTCGGTGCGCTGTTTTTCGCGCCTTTCTTATCGGTGCTTGTTTACCAGTTGGTCTATTTTATAAATCCAGATAACAGCTGGTGGTCCGCAAGCATACCCGGACTAAAATACTCGTTTATCAGTGCGATACTTATGTTGTTTTTGCTGGCAACAAAATACAAGGAGTTGTCGCTTAAAGCTTCCTGGAAAACACACCCTTGTTTTAAATGGATGTTAGTCATATTACTAATGTATTTTTTAATGTTCAATTTCGCGGTTTCCTTAGAGCTGCATAAGCGTTTTACTTATGATTTTGCAAAACTAATAATCATAATCTTTGTAGCCTATAAGTTAATAAATTCAGAGAAGGCGCTTGATGCTTGTCTATGGGTGTATATATTTGGAGTAACATATATCGGTTATCTTGCATACTCTGCTGGACGTAATGCTGACGGAAGGGTCGAAGGAATCGGTATGGTCGATACCGGCGGTGATGGAAATATGACTGCCGCAGCTATGGTGCCGGCTTTGGTTTTACTTATATTCATGGCTTGGATGGGCAATAAAAAAGTTAAGTTGCTGGCAGTCTTCTGTGGAATTTTTATAGTAAATGGAGTTGTTTTAATTAATAGTCGAGGTGCCTTTTTGGGCGCTGTGGTTGGAGGGATGGTTTTTATTTTTTATATGGTATTTTCTAAATATCAGATAAAAGGTCAGAGAATGACGGCAGCATTGATTATCATTATGGGTGTATTCGGTGTTTTATATTTAGCCGATGAGGCTTTTTGGTCGCGCATGGAAACCATACAAGAAGTGGACGATGGCGCGAAGAGCGGATCTCACCGAATTGAGTTCTGGATGGCCACATTTGATGTAATGGCCGATTATCCATTAGGTGTCGGTATTAATGGATTTATTGAGTTAAGCTCTAATTATCTACCAGAGCACTATTTCGAAAATCGATCTACTGGAAAAGCAGTGCACTCGAGTTGGTTTCAAGTTTTGAGTGAAATAGGCTGGCCTGGCCCTGTTTTGTTTTTGTTTCTTTTGAGTTCAACACTTAAGTTATCCCACAAAACAAAGCAGTTTTTGCTGAAAAAAGACCATTACAAAGCCTATTTTAAAGTGATCGCGTTAGAGGGGGCTCTAATTAGTTTCTTAGTAGCTGCTAGTTTTATTAATCGCGCGAGGTCAGAATTGCTTTTCTGGCTCATTTTGTTTGTTGCGGTTAGTTCGAACATTTACTACTTACAAGCTAATAATCAAAAATCAGTTCCGAAGAGATAA